The Chloroflexota bacterium genomic sequence GTGCAGACGCTCCGCCTGGGCGATGCCCTCATCGTCGGCCTGGCCCAGGCGGCAGCCATCTGTCCCGGCCTGTCGCGCAGCGGACTGACCATCGCGGCAGGCATCTTCCGCGGGCTGGGGCGGGAATCGGCGGCGCGGTTCAGTTTCCTGCTATCGGTGCCCATCATCCTGGGCGCGGGCCTTGCCCAGTTAGCCCCCGCCATCGCGACCCCCGGGGCGACGGCGTGGTTCCCGCTGGCCCTGGGCTTCGCCAGCGCCGCGATTTCCGGCTACCTGGCCATCCACTTCCTGCTGGGGTTCGTGCGGCGGCGGCGATTCTGGCCGTTTGCCGCGTACTGCTGGATTGTGGGCCTTGCGGCGCTGGCCGTCAGCGTCCTCTAGTCGGCGTCGCCCTCGCCGCCCTCCGGAGGAGCCGGCGGGACAGCGTGCGATTGGACGGCTCGCCTCTCCACGCCGCGCAGAGCCGCCAGGGTGAGCATCGCCAGCAGCGTGCCTACGACCGCGATGAGGTACAGACCGGCCGCGGCGGCCATGGCGATTGCGGCGACGGCCCACAGCCCGGCGGCGGTGGTGAGGCCGTGCACGTCGGTCTGGCGCTGGAAGATCGTGCCGGCGCCCAGGAAGCCCACGCCGGTTACCACCTGCGCGGCCACGCGCGCCGGATCGCTGCCCGGGAAGGCGTAGATGGAGACCAGCGTGAACATGGCGGCACCCAGCCCCACCATGATGTAGGTGCGAAAGCCGGCGGGCCGACCGCGCCGCTCCCGCTCCCAGCCAAGCGCCGCCGCCAGCACCACCACCAGGAGCAGCCGCGCCACGGGTTCCAACGCAACGAGTACAGTTTCCACGTTTGGCATTCTATCCTCCACGAATGCAAATCGGCAGGGGGTGGGCGCCCCCTGCCGATCGGTGTGTCC encodes the following:
- a CDS encoding MgtC/SapB family protein; the encoded protein is MPNVETVLVALEPVARLLLVVVLAAALGWERERRGRPAGFRTYIMVGLGAAMFTLVSIYAFPGSDPARVAAQVVTGVGFLGAGTIFQRQTDVHGLTTAAGLWAVAAIAMAAAAGLYLIAVVGTLLAMLTLAALRGVERRAVQSHAVPPAPPEGGEGDAD